TGGGCCTGACCGCGATCCGCTTTGCCATGGTGGGCAAGTTCGAGATGGCGGTGACGCTGCTTCTGATCTCGGCGGCGATCGACGGGCTCGATGGTCTGATCGCGCGGCGGCTGAAGGCGACGTCGGAATTTGGCGCGGAGCTCGACAGCCTGTCGGATTTCCTCTGCTTCGGCGTCGCGCCCGGGGTGCTCGTCTATCGCTTCGCGATGGGCGAGGGGAATGCGCTGGGCTGGGTTTTCGTGCTGATCTATGCCGCCTCGGCCTGTCTGCGGCTGGCCCGGTTCAACGTGACCCGGGGCGAGGAGGGCGCGGGCAAGACCCATTTCACCGGCGTTCCGGCACCGGCGGGGGCGATTCTGGCGCTGCTGCCGGTCTTCATGGCCTTCGAGGGCTGGCTCTCGGGGCCGCTGCTGCCGATCGTCTCGGCGGTCTGGCTGGGGGTGGTCGGCATGCTGATGATCTCGCGGCTGCACACTTTCTCGCCGAAATCGCTGAAGTTGCGCGGGATCGGCGTCGTGGGGATGTTGCTCGGCACGGTGATGGTGATGGGGCTGATCGTGACGAAGCTGTGGCTGTTCCTGATCGTCGTCGATCTGCTTTATGTGGCCGTGCTTCTGCCCGAGATCTGGCGGATGCGCGGGCGCATCCTGCGCTGAGCCGACGAAAGCTGCGAAAGGCCGGGGATCTTCCCCGGCCTTTTCGATTCCCGCGCCCGCTTCGCAATGGGGGAGGGGGCGAGTCGGGCAGGGCTCGAGTCCCGGCTTTTGGCGCGGGTGATTCTACTGTCGGGCCGGAATTTCGCCAGAGAGGGCCAGAGGAGACCGCGGAGGCATTCGCATTTCGCCCAAGTTTTCCTCAGGATTTCCGAGTGTAACGAAGAAAAATGACGGATTTGCGAAAAAGCCTCTTGCGGCCCCCGGTGCAGATGCGTAGAACACCCCTCACCGAAGCAACGGTGGTTGCAGCGGGACGCGGGACGGTGACTGACGGCGCGAAAGCGAAGATGGTCGCAAGATGGTGGAAAACTGGAGATGAGGGTGGCTGGATGCGCCAAGGGATTGGTGCTGACGGTTGTTTTTGTTTCCTTGCTCTTTGACATTGATGCTATCTGAAGAGATATGCGGGCGGTTTGGTCGTGCAAGCGACTGCGAGCCAAGCGCGTATCGCACTCTAGGGAAACCGATGATGAGTGTTGTCAGCTTCACTGTTTGGCGGTCTTCGCGATGCGAGGAACGACAAGCAGATGTGACGATCCCAGCGATGGGATCAGATATGTGCAGAGGTTCGCTGTCAAGAACTGTCGCAAGACGGTTTCAACTTGAGAGTTTGATCCTGGCTCAGAACGAACGCTGGCGGCAGGCCTAACACATGCAAGTCGAGCGAGACCTTCGGGTCTAGCGGCGGACGGGTGAGTAACGCGTGGGAACGTGCCCTTTGCTACGGAATAGCCCCGGGAAACTGGGAGTAATACCGTATGTGCCCTTCGGGGGAAAGATTTATCGGCAAAGGATCGGCCCGCGTTGGATTAGGTAGTTGGTGGGGTAATGGCCTACCAAGCCGACGATCCATAGCTGGTTTGAGAGGATGATCAGCCACACTGGGACTGAGACACGGCCCAGACTCCTACGGGAGGCAGCAGTGGGGAATCTTAGACAATGGGGGAAACCCTGATCTAGCCATGCCGCGTGAGCGATGAAGGCCTTAGGGTTGTAAAGCTCTTTCAGGTGGGAAGATAATGACGGTACCACCAGAAGAAGCCCCGGCTAACTCCGTGCCAGCAGCCGCGGTAATACGGAGGGGGCTAGCGTTGTTCGGAATTACTGGGCGTAAAGCGCACGTAGGCGGATCAGAAAGTCAGAGGTGAAATCCCAGGGCTCAACCTTGGAACTGCCTTTGAAACTCCTGGTCTTGAGGTCGAGAGAGGTGAGTGGAATTCCGAGTGTAGAGGTGAAATTCGTAGATATTCGGAGGAACACCAGTGGCGAAGGCGGCTCACTGGCTCGATACTGACGCTGAGGTGCGAAAGCGTGGGGAGCAAACAGGATTAGATACCCTGGTAGTCCACGCCGTAAACGATGAATGCCAGTCGTCGGCAGGCATGCCTGTCGGTGACACACCTAACGGATTAAGCATTCCGCCTGGGGAGTACGGTCGCAAGATTAAAACTCAAAGGAATTGACGGGGGCCCGCACAAGCGGTGGAGCATGTGGTTTAATTCGAAGCAACGCGCAGAACCTTACCAACCCTTGACATCGAGATCGCGGTTACCAGAGATGGTTTCCTTCAGTTCGGCTGGATCTTAGACAGGTGCTGCATGGCTGTCGTCAGCTCGTGTCGTGAGATGTTCGGTTAAGTCCGGCAACGAGCGCAACCCACACTTTCAGTTGCCATCATTCAGTTGGGCACTCTGGAAGAACTGCCGATGATAAGTCGGAGGAAGGTGTGGATGACGTCAAGTCCTCATGGCCCTTACGGGTTGGGCTACACACGTGCTACAATGGTGGTGACAATGGGCCAATCCCAAAAAGCCATCTCAGTTCGGATTGGGGTCTGCAACTCGACCCCATGAAGTCGGAATCGCTAGTAATCGCGTAACAGCATGACGCGGTGAATACGTTCCCGGGCCTTGTACACACCGCCCGTCACACCATGGGAATTGGGTCTACCCTAAGATGGTGCGCCAACCAGCAATGGAGGCAGCCAGCCACGGTAGGCTCAGTGACTGGGGTGAAGTCGTAACAAGGTAGCCGTAGGGGAACCTGCGGCTGGATCACCTCCTTTCTAAGGATGTCTTCCCCAGAGAAGAACTTGTTCCTCTCTACAGAAGACACTTAGCACGAGGCTCAGTCAGAACTTCATATGCGGCCAGGCCGTCCTCATATCTCTTCAGAACACACAGGGTGCGAACCGGGAAACCGAAGGGCAGCATCCAAGCGGGGCCTTAGCTCAGCTGGGAGAGCGCCTGATTTGCATTCAGGAGGTCATCGGTTCGATCCCGATAGGCTCCACCAGAAATGGGTCGGTAGCTCAGGTGGTTAGAGCGTACGCCTGATAAGCGTAAGGTCGATGGTTCGAGTCCATCTCGACCCACCATTCACACACGACAGTATCAGCAAGCACTGACGCAGTGCTTGCTCGTCCTGTCGGACGGAAATTGACATCGTTTAGAGAGAACATCAGCACTGCTGGTTGTCGAAGTAGCGACAACAGGGTGTGATCCATATGCCCTTATCCCGGGCGGATCGCACGACGCGGCAGTGCTGTCCAAGTCAAGTACACTAACCAAATGATGACCTGAGGGTCATCAACGTGACAAGCTTCGAGCTTGTTGCGGGTAGTATACATGCTTTTGATCCGGGGAAGCCTTGCTTCTTCTGGATCAAATCAAGCGCGAGAAGGGCGTTTGGTGGATGCCTTGGCAGCAAGAGGCGATGAAGGACGTGATACTCTGCGATAAGTCATGGGGAGCTGAGAATGAGCTTTGATCCATGAATCTCCGAATGGGGAAACCCACCTGAATGTCGGTTATGATTGCCTGATGGCACTTCTTAATCGGCATAACCAGGTACTTTACTCCTGAATACATAGGGGGTTTAGAGCGAACCCGGGGAACTGAAACATCTAAGTACCCGGAGGAAAGGAAATCAACGATACTCCGTTAGTAGTGGCGAGCGAACGCGGACCAGCCGAGCCGTGAGAACGAGTGGAATGGTCTGGAAAGGCCAGCGATATGGGTGACAGCCCCGTACACGAAGTTTGATCGGACGCATTAAGTAGGGCGGGACACGTGTAATCCTGTCTGAAGATCGGGGGACCACCCTCGAAGGCTAAGTACTCCTTGCTGACCGATAGCGAACCAGTACCGTGAGGGAAAGGTGAAAAGCACCCCGACGAGGGGAGTGAAACAGTTTCTGAAACCGGACGCCTACAAGCAGTCGGAGCTTCCTTGAGAAGTGACGGCGTACCTTTTGTATAATGGGTCAACGACTTGGTCTTACGAGCAAGCTTAAGCCGATAGGTGTAGGCGCAGCGAAAGCGAGTCTTAAAAGGGCGACGAGTTCGTGGGATCAGACCCGAAACCAGATGATCTAGCCATGTCCAGGATGAAGGTTGGGTAACACCAACTGGAGGTCCGAACCGACACCCGTTGAAAAGGGTCCGGATGAGGTGTGGCTAGGGGTGAAAGGCCAATCAAATCTGGAGATAGCTGGTTCTCCGCGAAAGCTATTTAGGTAGCGCCTCGGACGAATACCTGCGGGGGTAGAGCACTACATGGATGATGGGGGCCCACAGCCTTACTGAGTCTAAGTAAACTCCGAATACCGCAGAGTACTATCCGGGAGACACACGGCGGGTGCTAACGTCCGTCGTGAAGAGGGAAACAACCCTGACCAACAGCTAAGGCCCCCAATTCGTGGCTAAGTGGGAAAGCATGTGGGATTTCCAAAACAACCAGGAGGTTGGCTTAGAAGCAGCCATCCTTTAAAGATAGCGTAACAGCTCACTGGTCTAGTTAAGAGATCCTGCGGCGAAGATGTAACGGGGCTCAAGCCACGAGCCGAAGCTTTGGATGTGCAGCAATGCACGTGGTAGCGGAGCGTTCTGTGATATAGCACCGCCCGACTTTAGCTCTCCTTCGGGAAAGCCTTGGTCGGACAGGTGCTGACTGTGAAGCCGGCCTGTGAGGGATCCGGTGGAGTGATCAGAAGCGAGAATGTTGACATGAGTAGCGACAAAGAGGGTGAGAGACCCTCTCGCCGAAAGTCCAAGGGTTCCTGCTTAAAGCTAATCTGAGCAGGGTAAGCCGGCCCCTAAGGCGAGGCCGAAAGGCGTAGTCGATGGGAACCAGGTTAATATTCCTGGGCCAGGAGGATGTGACGGATGCTTACTGTTGTCAGACCTTATCGGATTGGTCTGGCAGCTGCGGTGTCCCTGGAAATAGCCCTCCATATGACCGTACCCTAAACCGACACAGGTGGACAGGTAGAGTATACCAAGGCGCTTGAGAGAACCACGTTTAAGGAACTCGGCAAAATGCCTCCGTAAGTTCGCGAGAAGGAGGCCCCATTGATAGGCAACTATCGGTGGGGGGCACAAACTAGGGGGTGGCGACTGTTTACTTAAAACACAGGGCTCTGCGAAGCCGTAAGGCGACGTATAGGGTCTGACGCCTGCCCGGTGCTGGAAGGTTAAAAGGAGGGGTGCAAGCTCCGAATTGAAGCCCCAGTAAACGGCGGCCGTAACTATAACGGTCCTAAGGTAGCGAAATTCCTTGTCGGGTAAGTTCCGACCTGCACGAATGGCGTAACGATCTCCCCGCTGTCTCAAACGTGGACTCAGCGAAATTGAACTGTGTGTCAAGATGCACACTACCCGCGGTTAGACGGAAAGACCCCATGAACCTTTACTCCAGCTTTGCACTGGCATCAGGATTGTGATGTGCAGGATAGGTGGTAGCCTTTGAAGCCGTGACGCCAGTCGCGGTGGAGGCTCCCTTGAGATACCACCCTTCGCACTCTTGATGTCTAACCGCGGTCCGTCATCCGGATCCGGGACCCTGCATGGTGGGGAGTTTGACTGGGGCGGTCGCCTCCCAAATCGTAACGGAGGCGCGCGAAGGTAGGCTCAGACCGGTCGGAAATCGGTCGTTGAGTGCAATGGCAAAAGCCTGCCTGACTGCAAGACTGACAAGTCGAGCAGAGACGAAAGTCGGTCATAGTGATCCGGTGGTCCCAAGTGGGAGGGCCATCGCTCAACGGATAAAAGGTACTCTGGGGATAACAGGCTGATGATGCCCAAGAGTCCATATCGACGGCATCGTTTGGCACCTCGATGTCGGCTCATCTCATCCTGGGGCTGGAGCAGGTCCCAAGGGTATGGCTGTTCGCCATTTAAAGAGGTACGTGAGCTGGGTTTAGAACGTCGTGAGACAGTTCGGTCCCTATCTGCCGTGGGTGTAGGATACTTGAGAGGAGTTGCCCCTAGTACGAGAGGACCGGGGTGAACGTTCCACTGGTGGACCAGTTATCGTGCCAACGGTAGTGCTGGGTAGCTATGAACGGACAGGATAAACGCTGAAGGCATCTAAGCGTGAAGCCCCCCTCAAAACAAGGTATCCCTTGAGGGCCGTGGAAGACCACCACGTCGATAGGCCGGAGATGTAAGTGCAGCAATGCATTCAGTTGACCGGTACTAATTGCCCGATTGGCTTGATTTGATCCAGTAGCAGCAAGGCTCAGGACCAAAAGCAAGTATACACATTGGTTAGAAACAGAACGCTCCGCGCCGGCGCAATGCCGGTGGCCGCATCCGCGGCAGCAGCGCTTCTCAATGTACTCAGACTTGGACATGGCTTCTTCCTCGGTTTGGTGGTCATAGCGTTGGCTAAACACCCGATCCCATCCCGAACTCGGCCGTTAAGGGCCAACACGCCGATGGTACTGCGTCTCAAGACGTGGGAGAGTAGGTCACCGC
This DNA window, taken from Rhodobacter capsulatus SB 1003, encodes the following:
- the pssA gene encoding CDP-diacylglycerol--serine O-phosphatidyltransferase, translated to MSLEPQDREKLPFLFLLPNLVTLAGMCLGLTAIRFAMVGKFEMAVTLLLISAAIDGLDGLIARRLKATSEFGAELDSLSDFLCFGVAPGVLVYRFAMGEGNALGWVFVLIYAASACLRLARFNVTRGEEGAGKTHFTGVPAPAGAILALLPVFMAFEGWLSGPLLPIVSAVWLGVVGMLMISRLHTFSPKSLKLRGIGVVGMLLGTVMVMGLIVTKLWLFLIVVDLLYVAVLLPEIWRMRGRILR